From a single Zeugodacus cucurbitae isolate PBARC_wt_2022May chromosome Y, idZeuCucr1.2, whole genome shotgun sequence genomic region:
- the LOC128923524 gene encoding uncharacterized protein LOC128923524, with protein MNFYSHRLMIRPQETNFILRCNQLSHQYIVDMYAKIESERLNFIRYNQARLRSEEYIHLRDAIINDVNVNDIGRLTILPSSYVGSPRHMHEYTQDAMTYVRNYGRLDLFITITCNPKWVDVSDCLLDGQVPKDRHDITAHVFQQKLKKLMDLIVNLRVFGEVRCFMYTIEWQKRDLPHAHILIWCVNKITPNMIDTVISAEIPDQTIDQGLFEVVTKKMIHGPCGDINRNSLCMIDGICSKRFPKQLIAETITGDDGYPQYRRRSTEDNGKSTVIKIKNQDVEIDNRCIVPYSPMLSKMFNAHINVEYCNSVKSIKYICKYVNKGSYMAVFGVAPENNHDEILQYQMGRYISTNEAVWRILLFPIHDRHPVVVHLAVHLENGQRVYYTAANAEQRVVKQQKNFNVVFFEQNRLNFDSSDQITRCQSFIVQFLRSLANFIRAFWSFLDNAGLFFLTAEI; from the coding sequence atgaatttttattcgCACCGATTGATGATTCGCcctcaagaaacaaattttattttgcgatgcaatcaactttcgcatcaatatatcgtcgatatgtacgccaaaattgaaagtgagcgattaaatttcatccgatacaatcaagcccgattaagatcagaggaatacatacatttgcgtgacgcaataatcaatgatgtaaatgtgaatgatatcggccgtttaacaattttaccatcgtcatatgttggtagcccacgtcatatgcatgaatatacgcAAGATGCGATGACATATGTACGAAATTATGGACGACTGGATCTATTCATAACAATTACGTGCAACCCGAAGTGGGTCGATGTGTCTGATTGTTTACTTGATGGTCAGGTGCCAAAAGATCGGCATGACATAACTGCCCATGTAttccaacaaaaattgaaaaaattaatggatctgATTGTAAACCTCCGTGTATTTGGAGAAGTGCGGTGCTTTATGTATACCATAGAGTGGCAAAAAAGAGACTTACCTCacgcacatattttgatttggtgcgtaaacaaaataaccccTAATATGATTGATACCGTCATATCGGCCGAAATTCCAGATCAAACCATCGACCAAGGATTATTCGAAGTTGTCACGAAAAAAATGATTCACGGTCCCTGTGGTGATATTaatcgaaattcactttgtatGATTGATGGTATATGTTCGAAACGTTTTCCAAAGCAATTGATTGCTGAAACAATTACAGGAGATGATGGATATCCACAGTATCGTCGACGATCAACTGAAGACAACGGTAaatcaactgtaattaaaattaaaaatcaagatgttgaaatcgataaccggtgtatagttccgtactcaccgatgctgtcaaaaatgttcaacgctcacatcaatgtagaatattgcaattcggtaaaatcaatcaaatatatttgcaagtatgtgaataaGGGCAGCTATATGGCTGTTTTTGGAGTGGCTCCTGAGAATAATCATGACGAAATTTTGCAGTACCAAATGGGGCGCTATATTAGTACGAATGAAGCTGTATGGcgtattttattgtttccaattcatgacagacatccggttgttgtacatttggcagttcatcttgaaaacggccaacgtgtttactacactgctgcgaatgccgaacaaagagtagtaaaacaacaaaaaaatttcaacgtcgtatttttcgaacagaacagattaaattttgattcatcTGACCAAATAACTCGTTGCCAATCATTTATAGTCCAATTTTTACGCTCTCTTGCAAATTTCATTCGCGCCTTTTGGTCCTTTTTGGACAATGcaggtttattttttttaacggcTGAAATATAG
- the LOC128923493 gene encoding uncharacterized protein LOC128923493 has protein sequence MPRYYTWNASSKNFQRRKQGDAVSGYPDVRSTDALGRMNTVHPKNDECFYLRLLLVNVRGPTSFETLRTVNGVIFPTYRAACEELNLLENDTHWDTTIAEAIISASPSQIRTLFAIIISTCFPSNPCNLWHKYKDSMSEDMLHQSRVSSRNHDIEMNEEIHNRALLLIEDMCYLMCGNLLIRLGMPAPNREMNDAFNRELEREREYDHQELDLVVQRNVPLLNYQQKKVYDTLMKAIADENGGLYFLDAPGGTGKTFLMSLVLATVRARSNIAVAVASSGIAATLLEGCRTAHSAFKLPLNLQTIEEPMCNMAKHSAMAKVLATSKIIIWDECTMAHKRALEALNRTLKDLRNDSRCFGGAMILLSGDFRQILPVIPRSTAADEINACLKSSNLWRYVKKLQLTTNMRVTLLNDTSAEDFSEQLLTIGNGQVPVDESSGLISFPNNFCNFVSSKDELINNVFPNIISNYKNNEWLSERAILAAKNKDVDDLNYIIQNKIIGTMHSFKSIDCVTNEDEATNYPIEFLNSLDVPGLPPHNLRLNVGSVVIMLRNINQPKLCNGTRLVLP, from the exons ATGCCACGTTATTATACTTGGAATGCTTCATCCAAGAATTTTCAAAGACGGAAGCAAGGTGATGCGGTTTCTGGGTATCCAGATGTGCGTTCTACTGATGCTCTTGGTCGTATGAATACAGTTCATCCAAAGAATGatgaatgtttctatttgcggtTGTTGCTGGTAAATGTGCGTGGACCAACTTCATTTGAGACACTACGAACTGTTAATGGTGTAATATTCCCAACATATCGTGCTGCATGTGAAGAATTGAACTTATTAGAAAACGATACCCATTGGGATACGACAATCGCTGAAGCCATTATCTCTGCATCTCCAAGTCAGATACGCACATTATTCGCTATCATAATTTcgacatgttttccatcaaaccCATGTAACCTGTGGCACAAATATAAGGATAGTATGTCAGAAGATATGTTACATCAAAGTCGTGTCAGTTCCAGAAATCACGATATTGAGATGAATGAGGAGATACATAATCGTGCTTTACTCTTGATCGAAGATATGTGTTACCTCATGTGCGGTAATTTATTAATCAGGTTAGGAATGCCAGCGCCAAATCGTGAAATGAATGACGCATTTAATCGAGAATTGGAACGGGAACGTGAATATGATCACCAGGAATTAGATTTAGTAGTTCAAAGGAATGTACCCCTGTTGAATTACCAACaaaagaaagtttatgataCTTTAATGAAGGCAATCGCTGATGAAAATGGTGGTTTATATTTCCTAGATGCCCCTGGTGGAACTGGCAAGACATTCCTTATGTCATTAGTTTTAGCAACTGTTCGGGCGAGATCCAACATAGCGGTTGCAGTTGCTTCTTCTGGAATAGCAGCCACATTGTTAGAAGGATGCCGTACGGCTCATTCAGCATTCAAATTACCGTTAAATCTTCAAACTATTGAAGAACCAATGTGTAATATGGCAAAACACTCAGCAATGGCCAAAGTTTTAGCGACATCGAAAATCATCATCTGGGACGAATGCACAATGGCGCATAAACGTGCATTAGAAGCACTTAACCGAacattaaaagatttacgcaatGACTCGAGATGTTTTGGAGGAGCAATGATTTTACTGTCTGGCGATTTCCGCCAAATACTGCCAGTAATTCCAAGATCTACggctgccgacgaaataaacgcttGCCTCAAATCGTCAAATCTATGGCGCTATGTGAAGAAACTGCAGCTGACAACAAACATGAGAGTTACATTGCTTAATGATACATCTGCTGAAGATTTCTCGGAGCAATTGCTGACTATCGGTAATGGTCAAGTACCTGTCGATGAATCGAGCGGATTAATatcatttccaaataatttctgtaattttgtctcATCAAAAGACGAACTTATCAACAATgtatttccaaatattatttctaactacaaaaataatgaatggttGAGTGAGCGAGCAATTTTAGCGGCTAAGAATAAAGATGTAGATGACCTGAActacataattcaaaataagaTCATTGGAACAATgcattcattcaaatctattgaCTGCGTCACAAATGAAGATGAAGCCACCAACTatccaattgaatttttaaactctttggACGTGCCTGGCTTACCACCGCACAATTTACGCCTAAACGTTGGCTCCGTAGTAATCATGCTTCGAAACATAAACCAACCAAAACTGTGCAACGGTACGCGTTTGGTG TTGCCGTGA